One genomic segment of Candidatus Rokuibacteriota bacterium includes these proteins:
- a CDS encoding dihydrodipicolinate synthase family protein, whose product MREFEGVFIPVPTPFRGEDAATERLKANLERWNQTDLAGYVVLGSTGEFPLLTEAERDRVLVAAREAIPKEKAFIAGTGAESTQVTIQRSRRAAEIGADAVIVITPNYYKRALTQPQSQIRHYLAVAEASPLPVLLYNFPQNTGVNLEAETVARIAEHPNVCGIKDSSANIAQAGQIIHQTPKSFHVLVGAAAALLPSLALGSSGGILALANIAAREYCEVYALARQGRWDEAREIVYRLMVADRVVHARHGIGGLKAALDLQGFYGGLCRAPLSTPDGDAIEEIKEVLAAAGLL is encoded by the coding sequence ATGCGTGAGTTCGAAGGGGTCTTCATCCCGGTGCCCACGCCGTTCCGCGGCGAGGACGCGGCCACCGAGAGGCTCAAGGCGAACCTCGAGCGGTGGAACCAGACCGACCTGGCGGGCTACGTGGTGTTGGGCTCCACGGGGGAGTTCCCGCTCCTCACGGAGGCGGAGCGTGACCGGGTGCTCGTCGCGGCTCGGGAAGCGATTCCGAAGGAGAAGGCGTTCATCGCCGGAACCGGGGCTGAATCCACGCAGGTGACGATCCAGCGGAGCAGGCGCGCCGCCGAGATCGGGGCCGACGCGGTCATCGTGATCACCCCGAACTACTACAAGCGGGCCCTGACCCAACCTCAGAGCCAGATCCGCCACTACCTGGCGGTCGCCGAGGCCTCGCCGCTCCCGGTGCTGCTCTACAACTTCCCCCAGAACACCGGTGTCAACCTGGAGGCCGAGACCGTGGCCCGGATCGCCGAGCACCCCAACGTCTGCGGGATCAAGGACTCCTCGGCGAACATCGCCCAGGCTGGCCAGATCATCCACCAGACGCCCAAGTCGTTCCACGTCCTGGTGGGGGCGGCGGCGGCGCTGCTGCCGTCGCTGGCGCTCGGGTCCTCGGGCGGGATCCTGGCGCTCGCCAACATCGCCGCCCGGGAGTACTGCGAGGTCTACGCGCTGGCCCGGCAGGGTCGCTGGGACGAGGCGCGCGAGATCGTCTACCGCCTCATGGTCGCGGACCGCGTCGTCCACGCTCGCCACGGGATCGGCGGGCTCAAAGCGGCCCTGGACCTCCAGGGCTTCTACGGCGGGCTGTGCCGGGCTCCGCTTAGCACGCCGGACGGCGACGCCATCGAGGAAATCAAAGAGGTCCTGGCCGCCGCCGGGCTTCTGTAG
- the ilvN gene encoding acetolactate synthase small subunit has translation MQNGTEPRKHTIAVLVENRFGVLSRVAGLFSARGYNIESLSVGETLDPTVSRMTLVVRGAEFVIEQVIKQLHKLIDVIKVTDLTEENHVERELVLMKVNAEPANRAEVLRTVDIFRAKVVDVTPTTFTLEATGDEQKIDAIVELLRPFGIQELVRTGKVAIARGSKARVRRSEEKLGKAKAADGALSQDPRIVGFAD, from the coding sequence GTGCAGAACGGAACGGAGCCGAGGAAGCATACGATCGCGGTGCTGGTGGAGAACCGCTTCGGGGTCCTGTCACGGGTGGCGGGCCTCTTCAGCGCCCGGGGCTACAACATCGAGAGCCTCTCGGTGGGCGAGACGCTGGACCCCACGGTCTCGCGCATGACGCTGGTCGTGCGCGGTGCCGAGTTCGTCATCGAGCAGGTCATCAAGCAGCTCCACAAGCTCATCGACGTCATCAAGGTGACCGACTTGACCGAGGAGAACCATGTCGAGCGGGAACTGGTCTTGATGAAGGTCAACGCCGAACCGGCGAACCGCGCGGAGGTCCTGCGGACGGTGGACATCTTCCGCGCCAAGGTCGTGGACGTGACGCCGACGACCTTCACGCTCGAGGCCACCGGCGACGAGCAGAAGATCGACGCCATCGTGGAGCTGCTCCGGCCCTTCGGGATCCAGGAACTGGTCCGCACCGGCAAGGTGGCTATCGCGCGTGGGTCCAAGGCCCGGGTCCGCAGGAGCGAGGAGAAGCTCGGCAAGGCGAAGGCCGCGGACGGCGCACTCTCGCAGGACCCTCGGATCGTCGGCTTCGCCGACTAA
- the ilvB gene encoding biosynthetic-type acetolactate synthase large subunit has product MKLSGARIFLECLKREGVDVVFGLPGGAVLPIYDALYDFAGLKHILVRQEAAAGHAAEGYSRTTGKVGVALVTSGPAATNLVTALQDAYMDSIPIVAFTGQVPTHLIGNDAFQEADNVGITRPCTKHNFLVKDGSELGTIVKEAFHIASTGRPGPVHVDLPKDVLVKEWEFHYPERVHLRSYNPTYEGHPGQIKKAAKAMLRAKRPVLYVGGGVISSDAYRELLKLAELTQIPVTTTLMGLGAFPSEHPLSLDMLGMHGTYYANMAVYNSDCLIAVGARFDDRVTGKVEFFAPNAEIIHVDIDPSSISKNIQVHIPIVGDARRVLAKLIEAIKEEVRDDVPSIVREARKQWHAQIAEWKARFPLRYDWDDEVIKPQYVMQEISNLTRGEALIVTGVGQHQMWAAQYYRFKYPRHWCTSGGLGTMGYGLPTALGVQAAHPDMLVVNIDGDGSFVMNSQELATCFESRLPVKTVIINNGYHGMVRQWQEIIYKERYCSIDLSASPDFVKLAEAYGCVGIRATKPSEVVPALEKAFVTPGPVVVDMMVDREEDVFPMVPAGGANKDMILDRPGKAVKERAAKSQTGF; this is encoded by the coding sequence GTGAAGCTCTCAGGTGCACGGATCTTCTTGGAGTGTCTCAAGCGCGAAGGCGTGGACGTCGTCTTCGGGCTTCCGGGTGGCGCGGTCCTGCCGATCTACGACGCGCTGTATGACTTCGCCGGGCTCAAGCACATCCTGGTGCGCCAGGAAGCGGCTGCGGGTCACGCGGCCGAGGGCTATTCGCGGACGACCGGCAAGGTGGGCGTGGCGCTGGTGACGTCCGGGCCGGCGGCGACGAACCTGGTGACCGCGCTCCAGGACGCGTACATGGACTCGATCCCGATCGTGGCCTTCACCGGCCAAGTGCCCACCCACCTCATAGGGAACGACGCCTTCCAGGAGGCCGACAACGTCGGGATCACCCGCCCGTGCACCAAGCACAACTTCCTGGTGAAGGACGGGAGCGAGTTGGGAACCATCGTCAAGGAAGCCTTCCACATCGCCTCCACGGGCCGCCCCGGACCGGTTCACGTCGACCTGCCGAAGGACGTGCTCGTCAAGGAGTGGGAGTTCCACTACCCGGAACGGGTTCACCTCCGGAGTTACAACCCCACCTACGAAGGGCACCCGGGCCAGATCAAGAAGGCCGCCAAGGCCATGCTGCGCGCCAAGCGCCCCGTGCTCTACGTCGGGGGCGGCGTCATCTCCTCCGACGCCTACAGGGAGCTGCTGAAGCTCGCGGAGCTCACCCAGATCCCGGTGACGACGACGCTGATGGGCCTCGGCGCTTTTCCCTCCGAGCACCCGCTGTCGCTGGACATGCTGGGGATGCACGGGACCTACTATGCGAACATGGCGGTCTACAACTCGGACTGCCTGATCGCCGTGGGGGCGCGCTTCGACGATCGCGTGACGGGGAAGGTCGAGTTCTTCGCGCCCAACGCCGAGATCATCCACGTCGACATCGACCCGTCTTCCATCTCCAAGAACATCCAGGTCCACATCCCGATCGTCGGCGACGCCCGCCGGGTACTGGCCAAGCTCATCGAGGCCATCAAAGAGGAGGTGCGCGACGACGTGCCGTCCATCGTGCGGGAGGCCCGCAAGCAGTGGCACGCGCAGATCGCGGAGTGGAAGGCCAGGTTCCCGCTCCGCTACGACTGGGACGACGAGGTCATCAAGCCGCAGTATGTGATGCAGGAGATCTCGAACCTCACCCGGGGCGAGGCCCTGATCGTCACCGGCGTGGGCCAGCACCAGATGTGGGCGGCCCAGTACTACAGGTTCAAGTACCCCCGCCACTGGTGCACGTCCGGCGGCCTCGGCACGATGGGCTACGGGTTGCCGACGGCGCTCGGCGTGCAGGCGGCGCACCCCGATATGCTGGTGGTGAACATCGACGGCGACGGCAGCTTCGTGATGAACAGCCAGGAGCTGGCCACCTGCTTCGAGTCCCGCCTGCCCGTGAAGACCGTGATCATCAACAACGGCTACCACGGGATGGTGCGTCAGTGGCAGGAGATCATCTACAAGGAGCGCTACTGCTCCATCGACCTGTCGGCGAGCCCCGACTTTGTGAAGCTGGCCGAGGCGTACGGCTGCGTCGGGATCCGCGCGACCAAGCCGAGCGAGGTGGTGCCGGCCCTGGAAAAGGCGTTTGTGACGCCGGGCCCGGTGGTCGTGGACATGATGGTCGACCGGGAGGAAGACGTGTTCCCGATGGTGCCGGCCGGCGGCGCCAACAAGGACATGATCCTCGACCGACCGGGCAAGGCCGTGAAGGAGCGGGCCGCCAAGTCCCAGACCGGCTTTTAA